The following coding sequences are from one Microtus pennsylvanicus isolate mMicPen1 chromosome 1, mMicPen1.hap1, whole genome shotgun sequence window:
- the LOC142842659 gene encoding olfactory receptor 8K3-like, which produces MEKGNLTVLTEFILKGITDSPELQTPLFVLLLVIYLICAVGNLGIIILTKVDSRLQTPMYFFLRHLAVTDLGYSTAVGPKMLASFVAEHSSVSYYLCATQLACFLLFITCELFILSAMSYDRYVAICNPLLYTTIMSQTRCWILVAIPYLYSVFVSLLVTLRIFTLSFCSYNIINHFFCDCIPLISLLCSNTLEVELIIRFFATFDLISSLLVVLVSYLFIFIAILKMKSPEGRRKAFSTCGSHLTVVTVFYGTLIFMYVQPKSSQSFETDKVSSIFYTLVIPMLNPLIYSLRNKDVKDGIGRTWKKIVNNFS; this is translated from the coding sequence ATGGAGAAAGGAAATCTCACAGTACTGACTGAATTCATTCTGAAAGGCATCACTGACAGCCCTGAGTTGCAGACCCCACTCTTTGTGTTGCTCCTCGTTATTTATCTGATCTGTGCAGTGGGCAATTTGGGCATCATCATCCTCACCAAGGTGGACTCCAGGCTGCAAACACCCATgtacttttttctgagacacCTGGCTGTCACCGATCTTGGATATTCTACAGCTGTGGGACCCAAAATGTTAGCGAGTTTTGTTGCAGAACATAGTTCAGTCTCCTATTATCTTTGTGCTACACAGCTAGcctgcttccttctttttattacttGTGAACTCTTTATTCTGTCTGCCAtgtcctatgaccgctatgtggctatATGTAATCCTCTGCTCTATACGACTATCATGTCCCAAACAAGATGTTGGATACTGGTAGCAATACCCTACCTTTACAGTGTATTTGTATCTCTACTAGTCACCCTAAGGATATTCACATTATCTTTTTGTAGCTACAATATCATCAATCATTTTTTCTGTGATTGTATCCCCTTGATATCTTTGCTCTGTTCAAACACACTTGAGGTTGAATTGATAATTAGGTTCTTTGCAACTTTTGATTTGATTTCCTCTCTTCTGGTTGTCCTTGTGTCTTACCTGTTCATCTTCATAGCCATTCTGAAGATGAAATCTCCAGAGGGCAGGCGCAAGGctttttcaacctgtgggtcccacCTAACTGTGGTCACTGTTTTTTACGGGACTttgatatttatgtatgtgcaacCCAAGTCCAGTCAATCATTTGAGACTGATAAAGTGTCTTCCATATTTTACACTCTTGTTATCCCAATGTTGAATCCCTTGATATATAGCTTGAGGAATAAAGATGTAAAAGATGGCATAggaagaacctggaaaaaaatagTCAACAACTTTTCCTAA